A region from the Musa acuminata AAA Group cultivar baxijiao chromosome BXJ1-10, Cavendish_Baxijiao_AAA, whole genome shotgun sequence genome encodes:
- the LOC135595202 gene encoding large ribosomal subunit protein uL29-like — translation MARIKVHELRGKTKAELQNQLKDLKNELSLLRVAKVTGGAPNKLSKIKVVRLSIARVLTVTSQKQKAALRDAYKKKKLIPLDLRPKKTRAIRRRLTKRQGSLKTERQKKKEMYFPTRKYAIKA, via the exons ATGG CTAGGATTAAGGTCCACGAACTCCGAGGGAAGACGAAGGCGGAACTGCAGAACCAACTGAAGGACCTGAAAAACGAACTCAGCCTTCTCCGCGTTGCCAAGGTCACCGGCGGTGCCCCCAACAAGCTCTCCAAGAT TAAGGTGGTGAGGCTGTCGATCGCGCGGGTGCTGACAGTCACCTCCCAGAAGCAGAAGGCTGCGCTGAGGGATGCatacaagaagaagaagcttaTCCCGCTTGACCTCAGGCCCAAGAAGACTCGTGCCATCCGCCGTCGCCTAACCAAGCGTCAG GGCTCCTTGAAGACAGAACGCCAGAAGAAAAAGGAGATGTACTTTCCAACGAGGAAGTATGCAATCAAAGCTTAG
- the LOC103999902 gene encoding caffeoylshikimate esterase-like has protein sequence MDPGAENVRYEEEFIKNPRGQRIFTCKWLPQNEEPKALIFLCHGYAMECSISMKDTGTRLAKAGYAVHGMDYEGHGKSSGLQGYIPRFKNLIDDCFEHFVAICERHENKKKARFLLGESMGGAVAILLHRRNPYYWNGAVLVAPMCKIADDMKPHPAMNIILRKLSNIIPTWRIVPTKDIIDIAFKCPEKRQEIRSNQYCYNGKPRLKTGVELLMVSLDIEQKLHQVSLPFLIVHGGEDIVIDPSVSKLLYETASSEDKTFKLYPGMWHALTSGEPPENIDLVFSDIVAWLDRRRAAGEGSLRSEMEHKSRHDKQHQ, from the exons ATG GATCCAGGTGCTGAGAACGTTAGATACGAAGAG GAATTCATAAAGAATCCTCGTGGGCAGAGGATTTTTACGTGCAAATGGCTGCCGCAGAACGAAGAACCCAAAGCCTTAATCTTCTTGTGCCATG GCTATGCCATGGAGTGCAGCATATCCATGAAAG ACACTGGGACTCGGTTAGCGAAGGCGGGTTACGCAGTTCATGGAATGGATTACGAGGGCCATGGGAAATCTTCTGGGCTGCAAGGATACATTCCCAGGTTTAAGAATCTGATCGACGACTGCTTTGAACATTTTGTCGCCATTTGTG AGAGGCATGAGAACAAGAAGAAGGCGAGATTCCTGCTGGGGGAATCCATGGGAGGAGCCGTGGCCATCCTCCTACACAGGAGGAACCCTTACTATTGGAATGGTGCTGTTCTGGTGGCCCCCATGTGCAag ATTGCTGATGACATGAAGCCTCATCCTGCGATGAACATCATCTTGAGGAAGTTGAGCAACATCATACCGACATGGAGAATAGTTCCTACCAAAGACATCATCGACATTGCCTTCAAGTGCCCTGAAAAGAGGCAGGAG ATTCGGTCTAACCAGTACTGCTACAATGGAAAACCTCGCTTGAAGACTGGTGTTGAGCTTCTCATGGTCAGTCTGGACATCGAGCAAAAGCTGCATCAg GTTTCACTACCTTTTCTGATCGTGCATGGCGGCGAAGATATAGTGATCGATCCCTCGGTCAGCAAGCTGCTCTACGAAACTGCATCATCCGAGGACAAGACGTTCAAGCTCTACCCGGGCATGTGGCATGCGCTCACGTCCGGCGAGCCCCCGGAGAACATCGACCTCGTCTTCTCAGACATCGTCGCTTGGCTTGACCGAAGGAGGGCGGCCGGCGAAGGTTCTTTGAGATCGGAGATGGAGCATAAGTCGAGGCACGACAAGCAGCACCAGTAG
- the LOC135594879 gene encoding exocyst complex component EXO70H1-like — MTWKGLRSLLKSSSSKQGSHQIRHYHRRRHRVHAAAGAMDSTMEENIAAAEEVVNQWGLQVDASLFSDSGRADSKRFLRATADLHRSMLFFTSPSADPAARSASLLRAHSLLSAAMRRLESELHLLLSAHGQRLNPFDPLRPASNISDVDDATESLAQVENASDVATADIRAVAESMIFAGYGVECVRVYKTMRKSFVDESVRRLGFERLTQSQIQKFEWDALESKIRDWLATAPVAFRALFTGERLLCDRVFAGSDSIRESCFADVTRDAAARFLAFPELVARSKRSPEKLFLILDLHNAVAELWPDIESMFRFESTAAIRKQAVNSLLRLTEVARSSLADFEAAIQRDASRSLITGGDVHPLTRYVMNYLVFLANYQQTLADIFADLAFEPPSPLPESFFDAAEVATPPSSSPSSASTTSSESSRPLSSSSSAAASGSISVRIAWLVLVLICKLDIKAELYREVALSYLFLANNIQFIVRKVKESKLRLLLGDLWVARHEAKARHHAASCERLAWSKVAATVPADKSAELDAREA, encoded by the coding sequence ATGACATGGAAGGGATTACGGAGCCTACTCAAATCTTCTTCCTCGAAGCAGGGCAGTCATCAGATTCGCCATtatcatcgtcgtcgtcatcggGTCCATGCAGCTGCGGGTGCAATGGACAGTACGATGGAGGAGAACATCGCGGCTGCTGAGGAGGTCGTAAACCAGTGGGGCCTGCAAGTagacgcctctctcttctccgacAGCGGCCGCGCCGACTCCAAACGCTTCCTCCGCGCCACGGCGGACCTCCACCGCTCCATGCTCTTCTTCACCTCGCCCTCCGCCGACCCAGCAGCCCGGTCCGCCTCACTCCTTCGTGCCCATTCCCTCCTCTCCGCCGCCATGCGCCGCCTCGAGAGCgagctccacctcctcctctccgCCCACGGCCAGCGCCTCAACCCCTTCGATCCCCTCCGCCCAGCTTCCAACATCTCTGACGTTGATGACGCCACGGAATCCCTCGCCCAGGTGGAGAACGCCTCAGACGTCGCCACGGCCGACATCCGAGCAGTCGCAGAGTCCATGATATTCGCGGGTTACGGAGTGGAGTGCGTACGGGTCTACAAGACGATGCGGAAATCCTTCGTCGACGAGTCCGTTCGCCGGTTGGGCTTCGAGCGACTGACGCAGTCGCAGATCCAGAAGTTCGAATGGGATGCCCTCGAGTCAAAGATCCGAGATTGGCTCGCCACCGCCCCAGTCGCTTTCAGGGCCCTCTTCACAGGCGAGCGCCTCCTCTGCGACCGCGTTTTCGCTGGCTCAGACTCCATCCGCGAGTCCTGCTTCGCCGACGTCACCCGAGACGCCGCCGCGCGGTTCCTTGCCTTCCCGGAGTTGGTGGCAAGGTCGAAGAGATCGCCAGAGAAGCTGTTCCTAATCCTCGATCTCCACAACGCTGTCGCAGAACTCTGGCCGGATATCGAGTCGATGTTCAGGTTCGAGTCCACCGCTGCTATCCGGAAGCAGGCGGTCAACTCCCTCCTCAGGCTCACAGAAGTAGCACGGTCGAGTCTGGCCGACTTCGAGGCGGCAATCCAAAGGGACGCATCCAGATCGCTAATAACCGGCGGTGACGTCCACCCGCTCACCCGCTATGTGATGAACTACCTCGTCTTCCTCGCCAACTATCAGCAGACCCTCGCCGACATTTTCGCGGACTTAGCCTTCGAACCCCCGAGCCCCTTGCCGGAGTCCTTCTTCGACGCGGCAGAGGTGGCGACGCCGCCTTCGTCCTCTCCGTCTTCCGCCTCCACTACCTCCTCGGAGAGCAGCAGGCCGTTGAGCTCCTCCTCTTCCGCCGCTGCCTCAGGGTCGATTTCGGTCCGGATCGCATGGCTGGTCCTCGTGCTCATCTGCAAGCTCGACATCAAGGCGGAGCTCTATCGGGAGGTGGCGCTTTCTTACCTCTTCTTGGCGAACAACATCCAGTTCATAGTTCGGAAGGTGAAGGAGAGCAAGCTGCGACTCCTTCTTGGAGACTTATGGGTGGCGCGGCACGAGGCGAAGGCGAGGCATCACGCAGCGAGCTGCGAGCGGCTGGCCTGGAGCAAAGTGGCTGCGACGGTTCCGGCGGACAAGTCGGCGGAGCTGGACGCGAGGGAGGCCTAG